In uncultured Bacteroides sp., the following proteins share a genomic window:
- the cas1 gene encoding type II CRISPR-associated endonuclease Cas1 — MIKKTLYFGNPVYLSLNNEQLVIKLPEVEKSSLDTEFKRSAVTTIPIEDIGMILFDNQQITVTHGVIAKLLENNSALITCDSSRMPIGLMLPLCGNTVQSERFNDQINASQPLKKQLWQQTIQVKIENQAHVLHKKRNVVVKNMLVWANDVKSGDPDNYEARAAAYYWAGMFPSIPEFTRWREGVAPNNLLNYGYAILRAVVARALVASGLLPTFGIHHHNKYNAYCLADDIMEPYRPFVDMLVAEIVDSGVPIEQLTKELKAQLLGIPVIDVVILGKRSPLMVAVGQTTASLYKCFSGELRKIAYPEFP, encoded by the coding sequence ATGATAAAGAAAACATTATACTTTGGCAACCCAGTGTACTTGAGCTTAAACAATGAGCAGCTGGTAATAAAGCTGCCGGAAGTTGAAAAAAGTTCTCTAGATACAGAATTTAAACGGTCGGCAGTAACAACAATTCCAATTGAAGATATTGGAATGATTCTTTTTGATAACCAGCAGATAACTGTTACACATGGTGTGATAGCAAAGCTGCTGGAAAATAATAGTGCCTTAATTACTTGTGATAGTAGCAGAATGCCAATCGGATTAATGCTTCCACTTTGCGGAAACACTGTGCAAAGCGAACGATTTAATGATCAGATTAATGCGTCACAACCTTTAAAGAAACAATTATGGCAACAAACTATTCAGGTGAAAATAGAGAATCAGGCTCATGTATTGCATAAAAAGCGTAATGTAGTGGTTAAGAATATGCTTGTTTGGGCAAATGATGTGAAAAGTGGAGATCCGGATAATTATGAAGCCAGGGCTGCAGCCTATTATTGGGCAGGAATGTTTCCTTCCATTCCTGAGTTTACTCGTTGGCGAGAAGGAGTTGCACCTAATAATTTATTGAATTATGGGTATGCAATTCTTCGGGCTGTTGTGGCACGTGCATTGGTGGCTAGTGGCTTGCTTCCTACATTTGGGATTCACCATCACAACAAATATAATGCATATTGCTTAGCTGATGATATAATGGAGCCCTACAGACCTTTTGTAGATATGTTGGTTGCAGAGATTGTAGATAGTGGAGTACCAATAGAGCAATTAACAAAAGAACTAAAAGCACAACTCCTTGGCATTCCTGTTATTGATGTAGTTATATTAGGAAAAAGAAGCCCATTGATGGTAGCCGTAGGACAAACAACAGCTTCCTTATATAAATGTTTCAGTGGTGAACTTAGAAAGATAGCTTATCCGGAGTTCCCTTAA